A single window of Syntrophus aciditrophicus SB DNA harbors:
- a CDS encoding zinc dependent phospholipase C family protein, producing the protein MPKEATHWILAEQTWQAMPDGLLKMEIRENKALYYLGAIVFDTPYYVVTGQNRSNLLAAAQRLHGYNASRAFNPFGPLARNLETLPEGYRPFLAGALTHVAADAVFHPFIYYFSGSDEGVPPNQAARAKARHRRLETALDLSFLSRNGNASFRNLLLPALYRHRENEERAFMRLLNLLYFGRVLLKDSSLKLAVWQHALIHVLIHQKRIHQFIELIDILWPRQARRVKPVEALFYATCQEADPRFFQRPLVYRHPVTGEERNESTNDLQDRTVALALEFLDRIDNLERQADLKQRLAGATFPSLYSGLPPDRSLRMRFFDTLVPLDL; encoded by the coding sequence ATGCCGAAGGAAGCGACACACTGGATTCTGGCTGAACAAACCTGGCAGGCCATGCCCGACGGACTGCTGAAAATGGAAATTCGCGAAAACAAGGCTCTTTATTATCTTGGCGCGATTGTCTTTGATACGCCCTATTATGTCGTGACCGGGCAGAACCGGTCTAATCTGCTTGCGGCGGCACAGCGGCTGCACGGTTACAATGCTTCCCGCGCCTTCAATCCTTTCGGCCCGCTGGCAAGAAACCTCGAAACTCTGCCTGAAGGATACCGGCCTTTTCTGGCAGGAGCCCTGACCCACGTGGCTGCGGATGCGGTTTTTCACCCCTTCATTTACTATTTCAGCGGCAGCGACGAGGGCGTCCCGCCAAATCAGGCCGCCCGTGCCAAGGCTCGCCACCGCCGTCTCGAAACCGCCCTGGATCTTTCTTTTCTCAGCCGGAACGGAAACGCTTCGTTCCGGAATCTGCTTCTTCCCGCCCTTTACCGGCATCGGGAAAATGAAGAAAGAGCCTTCATGAGACTTCTGAATCTTCTTTATTTCGGCAGGGTCCTGTTGAAAGACTCGTCCCTGAAACTGGCGGTGTGGCAGCATGCCCTTATTCACGTCCTGATTCATCAGAAACGGATTCACCAGTTCATCGAGCTGATCGATATCCTTTGGCCCCGGCAGGCCCGCCGGGTCAAGCCCGTTGAAGCGCTGTTTTATGCCACCTGCCAGGAAGCTGATCCCCGTTTTTTCCAGCGCCCCCTCGTTTACCGCCACCCCGTGACGGGGGAGGAAAGAAACGAATCGACCAATGATCTGCAGGACAGAACCGTTGCCCTGGCACTGGAATTTCTGGACCGAATCGATAACCTCGAACGCCAGGCCGATTTGAAACAGCGCCTGGCCGGAGCCACTTTTCCTTCGCTTTACTCCGGGCTGCCCCCTGACCGAAGCCTTAGGATGCGTTTTTTCGACACGCTTGTGCCACTGGACCTGTAA
- a CDS encoding quaternary ammonium compound efflux SMR transporter QacE delta 1 has translation MKGWLFLVIAIVGEVIATSALKSSEGFTKLAPSAVVIIGYGIAFYFLSLVLKSIPVGVAYAVWSGLGVVIITAIAWLLHGQKLDAWGFVGMGLIIAAFLLARSPSWKSLRRPTPW, from the coding sequence ATGAAAGGCTGGCTTTTTCTTGTTATCGCAATAGTTGGCGAAGTAATCGCAACATCCGCATTAAAATCTAGCGAGGGCTTTACTAAGCTTGCCCCTTCCGCCGTTGTCATAATCGGTTATGGCATCGCATTTTATTTTCTTTCTCTGGTTCTGAAATCCATCCCTGTCGGTGTTGCTTATGCAGTCTGGTCGGGACTCGGCGTCGTCATAATTACAGCCATTGCCTGGTTGCTTCATGGGCAAAAGCTTGATGCGTGGGGCTTTGTAGGTATGGGGCTCATAATTGCTGCCTTTTTGCTCGCCCGATCCCCATCGTGGAAGTCGCTGCGGAGGCCGACGCCATGGTGA
- the recQ gene encoding DNA helicase RecQ: MIQTPLESLKKIFGYDAFRLHQQEIVDGLIRGEDAFVLMPTGGGKSLCYQLPALHRPGVGIVVSPLISLMKDQVDSLKAYGVKAAFYNSSLSGTEARKVLARLHGGKLDLIYIAPERLMSREFLERLNDIPIALFAIDEAHCISQWGHDFRPEYRQLGRLRGLFPEIPLIALTATAEAHTRRDILERLGLRQARSYISGFDRPNIRYTVLEKRKPFAQLTTFLQPRYKGTGIVYCLSRQRVEKVAGALTEAGFQAAPYHAGLPAGARKQVQEDFLRDDIRIIVATVAFGMGIDKSNIRWVVHYDIPKNIESYYQETGRAGRDGLPAEALLLFGYGDISLARGLIENSKNPERRRIELHKLNAMVGYAEALSCRRRILLGYFGESLAEDCGNCDICLNPPRLVDVTEDSRKALSCVYRVGQRFGMGHVIDVLRGSQKERVLELHHDRLSTYGIGRNRSQEYWGSLLHHLVHNGFLEQDVGNYSVLKLTDAARPLLRGEQTLSMAEPRVKTETASLTHRRKGGQKARDEYPDDSAALFERLRTLRKKLADMAGVPPYIIFSDASLAQMAAFLPADPEAFQQIHGVGAHKTARYGPDFLEEIRRFIDSSVEKKKNRTQGLPG, encoded by the coding sequence ATGATTCAAACCCCACTTGAAAGCCTGAAAAAAATCTTCGGGTACGACGCGTTCCGACTGCACCAGCAGGAGATTGTCGACGGGCTTATCCGTGGCGAGGACGCCTTTGTCCTGATGCCCACAGGCGGCGGCAAATCCCTTTGTTATCAGCTTCCGGCCCTCCATCGTCCGGGGGTGGGGATCGTGGTTTCTCCGCTGATTTCCCTGATGAAGGATCAGGTGGATTCCCTTAAGGCCTATGGTGTGAAAGCGGCATTCTACAATTCCTCTCTAAGCGGCACGGAAGCACGCAAAGTCCTGGCCCGACTCCACGGCGGGAAGTTAGATCTCATCTATATCGCCCCGGAGCGCTTGATGAGCCGGGAGTTTCTCGAACGGCTCAACGACATCCCCATCGCTCTGTTCGCTATTGACGAAGCGCATTGCATTTCCCAGTGGGGGCACGACTTCCGTCCGGAATACCGGCAGTTGGGCCGGCTTCGGGGCCTTTTCCCTGAAATTCCCCTGATCGCCCTGACCGCCACGGCCGAGGCGCACACCCGCCGGGATATTCTGGAGCGCCTGGGCCTCCGGCAGGCCAGATCCTACATCTCTGGATTCGACCGGCCCAATATCCGCTATACCGTTCTTGAAAAAAGAAAGCCTTTCGCGCAGTTGACGACCTTTTTACAACCGCGGTATAAGGGGACCGGCATCGTTTACTGCCTGAGCCGCCAGCGGGTGGAAAAGGTGGCCGGAGCACTTACCGAAGCCGGCTTCCAGGCGGCTCCCTACCACGCGGGGCTCCCGGCGGGAGCGCGGAAGCAGGTGCAGGAGGATTTTCTGCGCGATGATATCCGGATCATCGTGGCCACAGTGGCCTTCGGCATGGGAATTGACAAGTCCAACATCCGCTGGGTGGTCCATTACGACATACCGAAAAATATTGAAAGCTATTACCAGGAAACGGGGCGAGCCGGCCGTGACGGCCTTCCGGCTGAGGCTCTGCTGCTCTTCGGCTATGGCGATATTTCCCTGGCCCGCGGTCTGATCGAGAACTCAAAAAATCCCGAACGCAGACGGATCGAACTTCACAAACTCAATGCCATGGTGGGATATGCCGAAGCCCTGAGCTGCCGCCGCCGTATCCTGCTGGGTTATTTCGGGGAATCCCTCGCGGAGGATTGCGGCAACTGCGATATCTGCCTTAACCCACCGCGACTGGTCGATGTGACGGAAGACTCCCGCAAGGCCCTGTCCTGCGTCTATCGGGTGGGACAGCGCTTCGGCATGGGTCACGTCATCGATGTGCTGCGCGGATCGCAAAAGGAGCGCGTGCTTGAACTTCACCATGACCGATTGTCAACCTATGGGATCGGCCGGAACAGGAGCCAGGAATACTGGGGCAGCCTGCTCCATCATCTGGTTCACAATGGCTTCCTGGAACAGGATGTGGGCAATTATTCGGTGCTCAAACTCACGGACGCCGCCCGACCGCTGCTGCGCGGGGAACAGACCTTGTCCATGGCGGAACCACGCGTGAAAACGGAGACAGCGTCTCTTACACATAGGCGCAAGGGCGGGCAAAAAGCGAGAGATGAATATCCCGACGACTCCGCAGCCCTGTTCGAAAGGCTGCGCACTTTGCGCAAGAAACTGGCCGACATGGCCGGCGTTCCGCCCTATATCATTTTCAGCGACGCCTCCCTGGCGCAGATGGCAGCCTTCCTGCCCGCCGATCCCGAGGCTTTTCAGCAAATCCACGGCGTCGGCGCGCACAAGACGGCACGCTACGGGCCGGATTTCCTGGAGGAGATCCGGCGATTTATCGACAGCTCTGTGGAAAAAAAGAAGAACAGGACACAGGGTTTGCCGGGCTGA
- a CDS encoding two-component system sensor histidine kinase NtrB produces MKTLPLSRCGEKENLSWPLFCSNRRKETAKRESSAREPLESDQNNLRRILDSLDAGAYVTDMETCEILYINRHLRYICGDVEGRICWQVFQKNQDGPCPFCNNGRLVNERGEPERVLLREVKNTRNQRWYECRDSAVSWFDGRIVRLEIFTDITERKRKEEEYARKMKLETLCVLAEDIIHDFNNLLSVSMGYLSLARLNVPPYDPASQFLEKTEEAFMKSGKLAARLFALIGQEGKPFHRRVSPDVLLLDSVRLFLRGSDLKSAFVLAAPLWTVCVDENQIRQVIFHLLQNARQAMPQGGQVTIRAENVFLNAGEKGDLPVGSYVRWSVEDRGIGISSEILPRVFDPGFAAWPDDNREKSGWGLAVSRSIVRRHQGLIDCRSEPGVGTTMIVYLPAETVP; encoded by the coding sequence ATGAAAACGCTTCCGTTGTCGCGGTGCGGAGAGAAAGAGAATCTATCGTGGCCGTTATTCTGCAGTAACCGGCGAAAAGAAACGGCAAAAAGGGAGAGTTCTGCCCGGGAACCTCTGGAATCTGATCAGAATAATCTCCGCCGGATTCTGGACAGTCTGGACGCCGGGGCTTACGTGACCGACATGGAAACCTGTGAGATTCTTTACATTAATCGCCATCTCCGGTATATCTGCGGCGATGTGGAAGGGCGAATCTGCTGGCAGGTCTTTCAGAAAAACCAGGATGGCCCCTGTCCTTTCTGCAACAATGGGCGGCTGGTCAATGAAAGGGGAGAGCCTGAGCGGGTTCTGTTGCGGGAGGTCAAAAACACCCGGAATCAGCGCTGGTATGAATGTCGGGACAGCGCCGTGTCCTGGTTCGACGGCCGGATTGTCCGTCTCGAAATCTTTACGGATATTACTGAACGGAAACGGAAGGAGGAAGAATACGCCCGGAAAATGAAGCTCGAGACCCTGTGTGTCCTGGCTGAGGATATCATCCATGACTTTAACAATCTGCTGTCCGTGAGCATGGGATATCTGTCGCTGGCTCGGCTGAATGTGCCGCCGTACGATCCGGCTTCGCAGTTCCTTGAAAAGACAGAGGAAGCTTTTATGAAATCCGGGAAACTGGCTGCCCGGCTGTTCGCTTTAATCGGGCAGGAGGGCAAACCTTTCCATCGCAGAGTGTCTCCGGATGTTCTTCTGCTGGATTCTGTCCGCCTTTTTCTGAGGGGGTCCGACCTCAAAAGCGCCTTTGTCCTTGCCGCCCCCCTTTGGACGGTTTGCGTCGATGAGAATCAGATCAGGCAGGTGATCTTTCATCTTCTTCAGAACGCGCGGCAGGCCATGCCGCAAGGGGGGCAGGTAACTATCCGAGCGGAAAATGTTTTTCTGAATGCCGGGGAGAAAGGGGATCTGCCTGTCGGTTCCTATGTCCGCTGGTCAGTTGAAGACCGGGGGATTGGCATTTCTTCAGAGATTCTCCCCCGGGTATTCGATCCGGGTTTTGCTGCCTGGCCGGACGACAACCGAGAAAAATCCGGTTGGGGACTTGCTGTCTCCCGTTCGATTGTGCGCAGACATCAGGGGCTTATCGATTGCCGTTCGGAACCGGGAGTTGGAACAACGATGATTGTGTACCTGCCGGCGGAAACGGTTCCATGA
- a CDS encoding MFS transporter, whose amino-acid sequence MTREEKSWILYDVANSAFILTIATAVMPIFFKNVAARGVDSAVSTANWGLANAFASLLLALLAPFLGTLADYQGWKKRFFLGFLLLGVIFTLMLTVPGEGDQALCLFLYVAAYIGYAGANIFYDAFLVDVTNDRKMDWISANGFAWGYIGSTVPFILGMILIQRPAFAGFDSPLQATRAAFVITALWWLIFSLPMIRNVHQRHYIPASAHPLRRSLRRLAATFREIRRYRPAFLFLAAYFFYIDGVDTIIRMATAYGVDIGMTTTQLLTIILVIQILAFPFALLYGKLADRVGTKPMLYAGMGVYGIIVLIAYALPSMPTAQIRTLFYWILAVLVASSQGGIQALSRSFFGRLIPKEKSAEFFGFYNIFGKFATILGPLLMALASRITGQSRYGILSLVVLFLIGGLLLSRVPISVGTREE is encoded by the coding sequence ATGACCCGGGAAGAAAAAAGCTGGATTCTCTACGATGTGGCCAACTCCGCCTTCATTTTGACGATTGCCACGGCTGTTATGCCCATTTTCTTTAAAAACGTGGCCGCCCGAGGCGTGGACAGCGCCGTCTCCACGGCGAACTGGGGACTGGCGAACGCCTTCGCGTCTCTCCTGCTGGCGCTGCTTGCCCCCTTCCTGGGGACCCTGGCCGATTATCAAGGATGGAAAAAACGGTTTTTTCTGGGATTTCTGCTTCTTGGCGTGATCTTTACCCTGATGCTGACCGTCCCCGGCGAGGGAGACCAGGCATTGTGCCTTTTTCTGTATGTGGCCGCCTACATAGGCTATGCCGGAGCCAACATCTTCTACGACGCCTTTCTGGTCGATGTTACCAATGACAGGAAAATGGACTGGATTTCAGCGAACGGCTTCGCCTGGGGATATATAGGAAGCACAGTTCCTTTTATTCTGGGCATGATCCTCATTCAGAGGCCCGCCTTCGCCGGCTTCGATTCGCCTCTACAGGCCACCCGTGCCGCCTTTGTCATCACGGCCCTCTGGTGGCTGATCTTTTCCCTTCCCATGATCCGGAATGTCCACCAGCGGCATTACATTCCAGCATCGGCCCACCCCCTGCGCCGCAGCCTTCGGCGACTGGCCGCCACATTCCGGGAAATCCGCCGGTATCGCCCGGCGTTTCTTTTTCTGGCAGCCTATTTTTTCTACATTGACGGGGTGGATACGATCATCCGCATGGCAACCGCTTACGGGGTGGATATCGGGATGACGACGACTCAGCTTTTGACGATCATCCTGGTTATCCAGATTCTCGCCTTTCCTTTCGCCCTGCTCTACGGGAAGCTGGCCGACCGTGTGGGAACAAAGCCCATGCTTTATGCGGGCATGGGAGTTTACGGAATCATCGTCCTGATTGCCTACGCCCTTCCTTCAATGCCCACGGCGCAGATCAGAACTCTTTTTTACTGGATCCTGGCGGTTCTTGTAGCCAGTTCCCAAGGGGGCATTCAGGCCCTCAGCCGTTCCTTTTTCGGCCGTCTCATCCCCAAAGAAAAATCGGCTGAGTTTTTCGGCTTTTATAACATTTTCGGGAAATTCGCGACAATTCTCGGTCCCCTGCTGATGGCCCTGGCCAGCCGGATTACCGGTCAGTCCCGTTACGGAATACTGAGTCTCGTGGTCCTTTTTCTGATCGGCGGACTTCTTCTTTCCCGGGTTCCCATATCTGTCGGCACAAGGGAGGAATAA
- a CDS encoding secondary thiamine-phosphate synthase enzyme YjbQ gives MKSFRKELWIEIPSRIGFLNITEKIEQCLKESEIKEGFALINARHITASVFINGDEPGLLLDYEYWLEKLAPHEPIAKYRHNDTGGTNGDAHLKRQIMGREVVVAITNGILDLGPYEQIFYGEFDGLREKRVLVKMIGE, from the coding sequence ATGAAATCATTCAGAAAAGAATTGTGGATTGAGATTCCGAGCAGAATAGGTTTTTTAAATATTACGGAAAAGATTGAGCAATGCCTCAAAGAAAGCGAAATAAAGGAAGGTTTTGCGCTGATTAACGCAAGACATATAACGGCATCGGTCTTCATCAACGGCGATGAACCCGGTTTGCTTCTGGATTATGAATATTGGCTGGAAAAACTTGCCCCTCATGAACCCATTGCCAAATATCGCCATAACGACACCGGCGGTACGAACGGAGACGCCCACTTGAAAAGACAGATCATGGGAAGAGAAGTTGTTGTTGCCATAACGAATGGCATCCTGGATTTAGGACCGTATGAGCAGATATTTTATGGCGAGTTTGACGGCCTCAGGGAGAAGAGGGTTCTGGTGAAGATGATCGGAGAATAA
- the sul1 gene encoding sulfonamide-resistant dihydropteroate synthase Sul1, whose protein sequence is MVTVFGILNLTEDSFFDESRRLDPAGAVTAAIEMLRVGSDVVDVGPAASHPDARPVSPADEIRRIAPLLDALSDQMHRVSIDSFQPETQRYALKRGVGYLNDIQGFPDPALYPDIAEADCRLVVMHSAQRDGIATRTGHLRPEDALDEIVRFFEARVSALRRSGVAADRLILDPGMGFFLSPAPETSLHVLSNLQKLKSALGLPLLVSVSRKSFLGATVGLPVKDLGPASLAAELHAIGNGADYVRTHAPGDLRSAITFSETLAKFRSRDARDRGLDHA, encoded by the coding sequence ATGGTGACGGTGTTCGGCATTCTGAATCTCACCGAGGACTCCTTCTTCGATGAGAGCCGGCGGCTAGACCCCGCCGGCGCTGTCACCGCGGCGATCGAAATGCTGCGAGTCGGATCAGACGTCGTGGATGTCGGACCGGCCGCCAGCCATCCGGACGCGAGGCCTGTATCGCCGGCCGATGAGATCAGACGTATTGCGCCGCTCTTAGACGCCCTGTCCGATCAGATGCACCGTGTTTCAATCGACAGCTTCCAACCGGAAACCCAGCGCTATGCGCTCAAGCGCGGCGTGGGCTACCTGAACGATATCCAAGGATTTCCTGACCCTGCGCTCTATCCCGATATTGCTGAGGCGGACTGCAGGCTGGTGGTTATGCACTCAGCGCAGCGGGATGGCATCGCCACCCGCACCGGTCACCTTCGACCCGAAGACGCGCTCGACGAGATTGTGCGGTTCTTCGAGGCGCGGGTTTCCGCCTTGCGACGGAGCGGGGTCGCTGCCGACCGGCTCATCCTCGATCCGGGGATGGGATTTTTCTTGAGCCCCGCACCGGAAACATCGCTGCACGTGCTGTCGAACCTTCAAAAGCTGAAGTCGGCGTTGGGGCTTCCGCTATTGGTCTCGGTGTCGCGGAAATCCTTCTTGGGCGCCACCGTTGGCCTTCCTGTAAAGGATCTGGGTCCAGCGAGCCTTGCGGCGGAACTTCACGCGATCGGCAATGGCGCTGACTACGTCCGCACCCACGCGCCTGGAGATCTGCGAAGCGCAATCACCTTCTCGGAAACCCTCGCGAAATTTCGCAGTCGCGACGCCAGAGACCGAGGGTTAGATCATGCCTAG
- a CDS encoding sigma-54 interaction domain-containing protein, translating to MNTITQASALRKAAYCRCGVVFLDKTGHIITLNADFFEETHPNIKKGVLLPEKLRSLGPGQWTFWDEDWFVQAEGQQKTEVVIFRRIRVADKILGPYGNNSINEEMVRMVLDNPYEGLSVIDTKGKVTMFSPANEKWFGLESGGGMGLSLSQLAPGTHLTKVARTGVGERAVVDLHGETKITINLPVRKDNRVIGAFGRILFQSPEQLEKLADRVRAMERKVERYETLLDEMRRHRFSFENILTQNPDMQRIIEQARRIAASSATVLILGESGTGKELFAQALHEASHRRKGPFVAINCGAIPHTLIESELFGYEEGAFSGASKKGKPGKFELACDGTLFLDEIGELPIDSQAKLLRVLEERKIDRLGGTAPIAVDFRLVVATNRDLTALANSGKFRSDLFYRINEFPIEIPPLRQRLDDIPLLAEHFLTKACQQEGLAMPKFSEEAIKVLMSYEWPGNVRELRSLIRQMAWKFQGMTVELHNLPQAFHKERKVTMSGTLEEQLARAERNAIETALQTSNGNRALAARMLGIHRTALYKKMNRLGVDGTLSGHIP from the coding sequence ATGAATACAATTACCCAGGCATCCGCACTCCGCAAAGCTGCCTATTGTCGGTGCGGTGTTGTTTTCTTAGACAAAACCGGCCACATCATCACATTGAACGCTGATTTTTTCGAAGAAACTCATCCGAATATCAAAAAAGGAGTTTTGCTACCGGAAAAGCTTCGCAGCCTGGGACCAGGACAGTGGACCTTCTGGGATGAGGACTGGTTTGTGCAGGCCGAGGGTCAACAGAAAACGGAAGTGGTCATATTCCGGCGAATCCGGGTGGCGGACAAGATCCTGGGGCCTTATGGAAACAATTCCATCAACGAGGAAATGGTGAGGATGGTCCTGGATAACCCCTATGAGGGGCTTTCGGTTATTGACACAAAGGGAAAGGTCACGATGTTCAGTCCGGCAAACGAAAAATGGTTCGGCCTCGAATCCGGTGGCGGGATGGGCCTTTCGCTTTCCCAGCTTGCACCGGGAACTCATCTGACCAAAGTGGCGCGAACCGGCGTCGGTGAAAGAGCCGTCGTTGATCTGCATGGAGAAACTAAAATAACGATCAACCTGCCTGTCAGGAAAGACAACAGGGTGATCGGAGCTTTTGGGAGAATCCTTTTCCAGAGTCCGGAGCAATTGGAAAAGCTGGCAGATCGAGTGCGGGCCATGGAACGGAAAGTCGAGCGCTACGAAACCCTGCTGGATGAAATGCGCAGACATCGGTTTTCGTTCGAAAACATACTCACCCAGAATCCGGACATGCAGCGCATTATCGAGCAGGCCCGCCGGATTGCGGCTTCTTCGGCAACCGTCCTGATCCTGGGCGAAAGCGGAACCGGCAAGGAGTTATTTGCCCAGGCCCTCCATGAAGCCTCACATCGACGAAAAGGACCATTCGTGGCCATCAATTGCGGCGCGATTCCCCATACACTGATCGAATCGGAATTGTTCGGTTACGAGGAAGGGGCTTTCAGCGGCGCAAGCAAAAAAGGAAAACCCGGAAAGTTCGAACTGGCATGCGACGGAACACTCTTTCTGGATGAAATCGGAGAGTTGCCCATAGACAGTCAGGCCAAGCTGCTCCGCGTCCTTGAAGAGCGCAAGATCGACCGACTGGGCGGGACGGCGCCGATTGCCGTGGACTTCCGTCTGGTGGTTGCCACAAATCGTGATCTTACCGCACTGGCCAATTCCGGCAAATTCCGCAGCGATCTCTTTTACCGCATCAACGAATTTCCCATCGAAATCCCGCCCTTGAGGCAGCGTCTGGATGATATCCCGCTCTTGGCAGAGCACTTCCTCACAAAAGCATGCCAGCAGGAGGGGCTGGCCATGCCCAAATTCTCCGAGGAAGCGATTAAAGTATTGATGTCTTATGAGTGGCCTGGAAACGTTCGTGAATTACGTAGCCTGATCCGTCAGATGGCCTGGAAATTCCAGGGCATGACCGTCGAACTCCATAATCTGCCGCAGGCATTCCATAAAGAACGGAAAGTAACGATGTCCGGAACCCTTGAAGAACAGCTGGCCCGCGCCGAACGTAACGCTATCGAAACCGCTCTGCAGACATCGAACGGTAATCGCGCGCTCGCCGCCCGCATGCTCGGAATTCACCGCACCGCTCTTTACAAAAAGATGAACCGGCTGGGTGTCGACGGCACCTTATCCGGCCATATCCCGTGA
- a CDS encoding response regulator → MKVTGTVSNRAGEILIVEDSPTQAEHLKHILEETGYQTEHVRNGREAVRFLSLTRPDLIISDVLMPEMDGYALCRWLKGQPDLRTIPVILLTILSDPRDVVRSLECGADDFITKPCKDVVLASHVKRLLSGVKRTEERYSRESITLAFGNSSYHITADLHKTANLLLSSYETAIEKNRDLIAAQQELRILNECLEHRVEARTAELRAEIARREAAEQTLRQSEQQLQHILNHIHTGFLVINAQTKRIVEVNASAAEMIGLPRETILGECCCRFIFPDLSGCPIEFPERVGSQSEHLLRTASGNLLPILRTASIMTLHGQPHIVESFVNISAQKQAEEERLALEKQLFRAQKMEAIGTLAGGIAHDFNNILGAIIGYAEITLHGLYDSPWRPKLERIIRISERAKDLVQQILTFSRHSDHEHKPVQPALLIKESLKLLRSSLPATIEIRQDIAATKSTIMADPTRIHQIMMNLCTNAAHAMRETGGVLEVSLKNRDIGAAEIVPDFQLEPGSYVVLTIRDTGQGIPPDIQNRIFEPFFTTKSPGEGTGLGLSVVYGIVKKYNGMVTVDSVPRKGATFQVFLPRVDDNLTFIQEEEEILPCGSEHILFVDDETALVEMGQETLRTLGYRVTGICNSLEALETFRRTPSLFDLIITDMTMPQMTGTVLSRHLLQIRGDIPIILCTGYSEFITEKEAKELGIREFIMKPLFMKELATVIRRVLDSVPAV, encoded by the coding sequence ATGAAAGTGACAGGAACCGTATCCAACCGGGCTGGAGAGATTCTGATTGTTGAAGACAGCCCGACCCAGGCCGAACATTTAAAACACATCCTGGAAGAAACCGGCTATCAGACAGAGCATGTTCGCAACGGGAGGGAAGCAGTACGCTTTCTGAGCCTGACTCGGCCGGATCTGATCATCAGCGATGTCCTCATGCCCGAAATGGACGGCTACGCATTGTGCCGATGGCTGAAAGGTCAACCGGATCTGCGGACGATTCCCGTCATCCTCTTAACCATTCTTTCCGATCCCCGGGATGTCGTCAGGAGTCTTGAGTGCGGAGCCGACGACTTCATAACGAAACCCTGCAAAGATGTCGTCCTTGCCTCCCATGTCAAACGCCTGCTGTCCGGCGTGAAGCGGACAGAGGAAAGATATTCCCGGGAAAGCATCACCCTTGCTTTCGGCAACTCATCCTATCACATTACCGCAGATCTTCATAAGACAGCAAATCTTCTTCTTTCGTCCTATGAAACGGCCATCGAAAAAAACAGGGATCTGATTGCAGCTCAGCAGGAATTGAGGATACTGAACGAATGTCTGGAACATCGCGTTGAAGCAAGAACCGCGGAGTTGCGTGCGGAAATCGCCCGCAGGGAGGCCGCTGAACAGACCCTCAGGCAGAGTGAACAGCAGCTTCAGCATATCCTGAACCACATCCATACGGGCTTTCTGGTGATCAACGCTCAGACGAAACGCATTGTCGAAGTCAATGCCTCGGCTGCCGAGATGATCGGACTGCCCCGGGAGACGATTCTGGGAGAATGCTGCTGTCGTTTCATCTTTCCGGACCTGAGCGGATGCCCCATCGAATTTCCTGAAAGGGTCGGAAGCCAGTCGGAGCACCTGCTCAGGACGGCATCGGGAAACCTGCTTCCCATCCTGAGAACCGCATCCATCATGACCTTGCACGGCCAGCCTCATATCGTTGAAAGTTTCGTTAATATCAGTGCCCAGAAACAGGCTGAGGAGGAACGACTGGCCTTGGAGAAACAGCTTTTCCGCGCCCAGAAGATGGAGGCCATCGGCACCCTGGCTGGGGGAATCGCCCATGATTTCAACAATATTCTCGGTGCTATCATCGGATATGCGGAAATCACTCTCCATGGCCTCTACGACAGTCCCTGGCGGCCTAAACTGGAACGAATCATCAGAATCAGCGAACGGGCCAAAGACCTGGTTCAGCAGATCCTGACCTTCAGCCGGCACAGCGACCACGAGCACAAACCCGTGCAACCCGCTCTTCTCATCAAAGAATCCCTGAAGCTTCTCCGTTCCTCTCTCCCTGCGACGATTGAAATCCGTCAGGATATCGCAGCGACAAAAAGCACCATTATGGCTGATCCAACCCGAATTCATCAGATCATGATGAATCTCTGCACCAATGCCGCTCATGCCATGCGTGAAACCGGGGGTGTTCTGGAGGTATCCCTGAAGAACCGTGACATTGGCGCCGCGGAGATCGTGCCGGACTTCCAGCTCGAACCGGGATCATACGTCGTACTGACCATCCGGGACACGGGACAGGGGATCCCGCCGGATATTCAGAACCGCATCTTTGAACCCTTCTTTACCACTAAAAGCCCGGGAGAAGGCACAGGGCTGGGATTGTCCGTCGTTTACGGCATTGTGAAAAAGTACAACGGCATGGTTACCGTTGACAGCGTTCCCCGAAAAGGCGCCACCTTCCAGGTATTTCTTCCCCGTGTCGATGACAATTTAACATTCATTCAAGAAGAAGAGGAAATCCTGCCCTGCGGCAGTGAACACATCCTGTTTGTCGACGATGAGACCGCTCTCGTTGAGATGGGCCAGGAAACGCTCCGAACCCTGGGCTACCGTGTTACAGGAATATGCAACAGCCTTGAAGCGCTGGAAACTTTTCGCCGGACGCCCTCTCTTTTTGATCTGATCATCACGGATATGACCATGCCACAGATGACGGGCACCGTTCTTTCGCGCCACCTTCTTCAGATCCGCGGCGATATCCCGATTATCCTCTGCACAGGCTACAGCGAATTCATTACAGAGAAAGAAGCCAAAGAACTGGGTATCAGGGAATTCATCATGAAACCTCTGTTCATGAAAGAACTTGCCACGGTTATTCGCCGGGTACTGGATTCGGTTCCTGCGGTGTAA